The Thermodesulfobacteriota bacterium genome has a segment encoding these proteins:
- the lon gene encoding endopeptidase La: protein MIFLPKSGADKEEKGKEERINVPSELPILPLRGTVLYPDLILPIMVGRKRSIKLIDDAMDSNRIIGIVTQKRSEIEDPKENDLYSVGVAALILRMIRELDGSQRVIVQGISRVRVKEYTQRDPYYKARIEVLEESYAPSVEIEALMMNLKNLFQRAVELAPYLTAELGAMVNNIKSPPILADLIASNLNVSTHEKQGILETVDVRERLAKVHLILNKEVQVLELGNKIQSQVKEDMDRTQREYYLREQLKAIKKELGELDDHTSEIKELREKIKKAKMPPEVVAAAEKELDRLSKIPPASAEYTVSRTYLDWLVELPWSVSTEDNLDIQNAQRTLDEDHYDLEKVKKRILEYLAVRKLKADMKGPILCFVGPPGVGKTSLGRSIARAMGRKFIRISLGGVRDEAEIRGHRRTYVGALPGRIIQGIKKAGSNNPVFMLDEVDKIGMDFRGDPSSALLEVLDPEQNYSFSDHYIDLPFDLSKVMFITTANVLDTIPPPLRDRMETLELPGYSEEQKMMIAKQFLIPKQITEHGLTAEHIEFQESAIQTIISSYTREAGVRNLEREIAAICRSVAKDVASGNSHEKVVVTQENLHKFLGPVKFFPEVAERTSEPGVATGLAWTPTGGDIIFVEATKMRGEKGLTLTGQLGDVMKESAQAALAYVRSKAKELGIEEDFFTKHDIHIHVPAGAIPKDGPSAGITMFVALTSLLTNKPVRSDVAMTGEITLRGLVLPVGGIKEKVLAGMRAGIKTIILPKKNEKDLEEIPEHIRNQMNFKFIQKMDEAIELALKQPEPTEVPKTDHGALTVTA, encoded by the coding sequence ATGATCTTTTTGCCTAAAAGCGGGGCGGACAAAGAGGAGAAAGGGAAGGAGGAACGGATTAATGTCCCTTCAGAGCTCCCCATCCTTCCCCTCCGGGGGACCGTTCTCTATCCCGACCTGATCCTGCCCATCATGGTGGGTCGAAAGCGATCGATCAAGTTGATCGACGATGCCATGGACTCCAACCGGATCATCGGCATCGTCACCCAGAAGCGGTCCGAGATCGAGGATCCGAAGGAGAACGATCTCTACTCGGTCGGCGTGGCCGCCCTGATTTTGAGGATGATCCGAGAATTGGACGGAAGTCAGCGGGTGATCGTCCAGGGGATCTCCAGGGTCAGGGTGAAGGAATACACCCAGCGCGACCCCTACTACAAAGCCCGGATCGAGGTGCTCGAGGAGTCCTACGCGCCCAGCGTGGAGATCGAGGCCTTGATGATGAATCTGAAGAACCTCTTTCAGAGGGCCGTTGAGTTGGCTCCCTATTTAACGGCCGAGCTCGGCGCGATGGTGAATAATATCAAATCCCCTCCCATCCTTGCCGATCTGATCGCCTCCAATCTCAACGTCTCCACCCACGAGAAACAGGGGATCTTGGAGACGGTCGACGTCCGAGAGCGGTTGGCCAAGGTCCACCTCATCCTGAACAAAGAGGTCCAGGTGCTGGAGTTGGGGAACAAGATCCAATCCCAGGTGAAGGAGGATATGGATCGGACCCAGAGGGAGTATTATCTCCGCGAGCAATTGAAGGCGATCAAGAAGGAGCTGGGCGAGCTCGATGATCATACCAGCGAGATCAAGGAGCTGAGGGAGAAGATCAAGAAGGCCAAGATGCCGCCCGAGGTCGTGGCCGCGGCGGAGAAGGAGCTGGACCGTCTCTCGAAGATTCCACCGGCCTCGGCCGAGTATACGGTCTCGCGAACCTATCTCGACTGGCTGGTCGAACTCCCCTGGTCCGTTTCGACCGAGGACAACCTCGATATCCAGAATGCCCAGCGGACGCTCGATGAGGACCATTATGATCTCGAAAAGGTGAAGAAGAGGATCCTCGAATACCTGGCCGTCCGAAAACTGAAGGCCGACATGAAAGGGCCGATCCTCTGTTTTGTCGGTCCTCCGGGCGTTGGGAAGACCTCCCTTGGGAGGTCGATCGCCAGGGCAATGGGGAGGAAGTTCATCCGGATCTCCCTTGGGGGGGTGAGGGACGAGGCGGAGATCCGGGGCCACCGCCGAACCTATGTCGGCGCCCTGCCCGGCCGGATCATCCAGGGGATCAAAAAGGCCGGTTCCAACAACCCGGTTTTCATGCTTGACGAGGTGGACAAGATCGGGATGGACTTCCGGGGAGATCCCTCCTCCGCCCTTCTCGAGGTCCTCGACCCCGAACAGAACTACTCCTTCTCCGACCATTACATCGACCTGCCCTTCGATCTCTCCAAGGTGATGTTCATCACCACGGCCAACGTCCTCGATACGATCCCCCCGCCGCTGAGGGATCGCATGGAGACGTTGGAGCTTCCCGGCTACAGCGAAGAGCAGAAGATGATGATCGCCAAGCAATTCCTCATCCCGAAGCAGATCACCGAACACGGGTTGACGGCCGAACACATCGAATTTCAGGAGTCCGCCATCCAGACGATCATCAGCTCCTATACCCGGGAGGCGGGAGTGAGAAATTTGGAGCGGGAGATCGCGGCCATTTGCCGGAGCGTGGCCAAGGACGTGGCCTCGGGAAATAGCCATGAAAAGGTGGTGGTCACCCAGGAGAACCTCCACAAGTTCCTCGGCCCTGTCAAATTCTTCCCCGAAGTGGCGGAACGGACCTCCGAACCGGGAGTGGCCACGGGGCTGGCCTGGACGCCCACCGGGGGGGATATCATCTTCGTCGAGGCCACGAAGATGCGGGGGGAGAAAGGCCTGACCCTGACCGGGCAGTTGGGCGATGTGATGAAGGAATCCGCCCAGGCGGCCCTGGCCTATGTCCGGTCGAAGGCGAAGGAACTCGGGATCGAAGAAGACTTCTTCACCAAGCATGACATCCACATCCACGTGCCGGCGGGAGCTATCCCAAAGGACGGACCCTCCGCCGGGATCACGATGTTCGTCGCCCTCACCTCCCTCCTCACCAACAAACCCGTCCGCAGCGACGTGGCGATGACGGGCGAGATCACCCTAAGGGGCCTCGTCCTTCCGGTCGGGGGCATCAAGGAGAAGGTCCTTGCGGGGATGAGGGCGGGGATCAAGACGATCATCCTGCCGAAGAAGAACGAGAAGGACCTCGAAGAAATTCCCGAACATATCCGGAATCAGA